In the Alkaliphilus oremlandii OhILAs genome, one interval contains:
- a CDS encoding TIGR00266 family protein, producing the protein MKYEILYGEAFPIVKINLQKGDRIKAESDAMVSMSPTIDLEGKLEGGLLKGLGRMLAGEKFFFQTLTANRGPGEVLLASSVPGGTVDVELDGSYGLCVQKDGFLAASDSISVDTQMQNLTRGLFSGEGFFILKIGGRGTVFLNSYGAIHPINLEAGEEVVIDNSHLVAWPDYMQYNIEKASSGWISSVTSGESLVCRFRGPGTVLIQTRNPRDFGQWVRQFMPPSK; encoded by the coding sequence ATGAAATATGAGATTCTTTATGGGGAAGCGTTTCCAATTGTAAAGATCAATCTACAAAAAGGGGACCGAATTAAAGCAGAATCCGATGCCATGGTGTCCATGTCACCAACCATCGATTTAGAGGGGAAATTGGAAGGTGGACTTTTAAAGGGCTTAGGAAGAATGCTGGCTGGGGAGAAGTTCTTCTTTCAAACCTTAACTGCTAACCGAGGACCTGGGGAGGTACTCTTAGCATCCTCTGTTCCAGGTGGGACTGTGGATGTAGAATTAGATGGCAGCTACGGTTTATGCGTTCAAAAAGATGGATTTTTAGCAGCATCGGACTCTATATCTGTGGATACGCAAATGCAGAATCTAACGAGAGGCTTGTTCTCTGGAGAAGGATTCTTTATATTAAAAATAGGTGGAAGAGGGACTGTTTTCTTGAACTCCTATGGAGCGATTCATCCGATCAATTTGGAAGCCGGGGAAGAGGTTGTTATTGATAACAGCCATCTGGTAGCTTGGCCAGATTATATGCAGTACAATATTGAGAAGGCTTCTTCTGGCTGGATATCCAGTGTTACATCTGGAGAAAGCTTGGTATGTAGATTCAGAGGACCGGGTACTGTATTAATTCAGACAAGAAACCCGAGAGACTTTGGACAATGGGTAAGGCAGTTCATGCCCCCATCTAAATAG
- a CDS encoding TerD family protein, with product MAISLQKGQRVDLTKGNAGLSKLMIGLGWDPVEQKKGGLFGGLLGGAKAANIDCDASVLMLSETDKLMNKSNLIYFGNLRSSCGSVVHTGDNLTGDGDGDDEQIIVDLGRIPANIHKLLFFVNIYDAVNRRQDFGMIQNAFIRVVNGSNNQEMLRYNLSENYAGKTALMVAEIYRHGGEWKFGAIGEGTHDGSLGEVIKRY from the coding sequence ATGGCAATTAGTTTACAAAAAGGACAAAGGGTAGATCTAACAAAAGGAAATGCTGGTTTGTCAAAATTAATGATAGGGCTGGGCTGGGACCCTGTAGAGCAAAAAAAAGGAGGACTTTTTGGCGGTCTGCTAGGTGGAGCTAAGGCTGCAAATATTGATTGTGATGCTTCTGTTCTGATGCTGAGCGAAACTGATAAGCTTATGAATAAATCGAACCTAATATATTTTGGAAATCTAAGAAGTAGCTGCGGCAGTGTTGTTCATACTGGAGACAATTTAACTGGTGATGGGGACGGCGATGATGAACAAATTATCGTGGATCTTGGACGAATCCCTGCAAATATTCATAAGCTGTTATTCTTTGTAAATATATACGATGCAGTAAACCGCAGACAGGATTTCGGAATGATTCAAAATGCATTTATCCGTGTTGTAAATGGTTCAAACAACCAGGAAATGTTAAGATATAACCTATCTGAAAATTATGCAGGAAAAACAGCATTAATGGTTGCTGAAATATATCGACATGGTGGGGAATGGAAATTTGGCGCCATTGGAGAAGGCACCCATGATGGTTCCTTGGGAGAGGTTATAAAGCGATATTAA
- a CDS encoding TerD family protein, whose product MTINLSKGQRIDLTKTNPGLKRAIIGLGWDTNKYSGGYDFDLDASAFLVGANGKVINEKDFVFYNNLEGANGSVIHTGDNRTGEGEGDDEQLIMIFDKVPEHVHKVAITVTIHDALQRAQNFGQVSNAFVRLVNEETNEEILRYDLGEEFSIETAVVVCEIYRHGSEWKFSAVGSGFQGGLAALCKNYGLEVG is encoded by the coding sequence ATGACAATTAATTTATCAAAAGGTCAAAGAATTGATCTTACAAAGACAAATCCTGGCCTAAAGAGAGCGATTATTGGTCTAGGCTGGGATACCAATAAATATTCCGGAGGATATGACTTCGACTTAGATGCTTCTGCTTTTTTAGTAGGTGCCAATGGAAAAGTAATCAATGAGAAAGATTTTGTTTTCTATAACAACCTTGAGGGCGCCAATGGTTCTGTAATCCATACGGGTGACAATAGAACTGGCGAAGGAGAAGGTGATGACGAGCAGTTAATCATGATATTTGACAAGGTTCCAGAGCATGTACATAAGGTAGCGATTACGGTTACCATACATGATGCTCTTCAAAGAGCTCAAAACTTTGGGCAAGTGTCCAATGCTTTTGTTCGCTTGGTAAATGAAGAGACCAACGAGGAAATATTACGATATGACTTAGGGGAGGAATTTTCCATAGAAACTGCTGTTGTGGTATGTGAAATATACCGACATGGTAGCGAATGGAAATTTAGTGCCGTCGGTAGTGGATTCCAAGGCGGCTTGGCTGCACTTTGTAAAAATTATGGATTAGAGGTTGGCTAG
- a CDS encoding HpcH/HpaI aldolase/citrate lyase family protein, whose protein sequence is MKYFNYLSDQDKKQLFYKEPQSFTKSEHKDKLAYSLGATLYMPGIRDRIGEDIVHGRIKELMSVIICLEDAIEDTLVDVGIKNVVSQLNQIDEAVQKGHVKADNLPLIFIRIRNLDQIKGLTSALEEKIKLLTGFVIPKFSYRNGDAYFREIEAINQAFGTSLYLMPVIETKEILYLESRTQNLIRLKELFDQYKHLILNLRIGATDFSSLFGIRRNVSNTIYDISVIRDCLTGILNTFGRQEDGYVISGPVWEYFAKNMGEEELEHNPSIRGLINEGKLDKENGFTGKTVIHPSQIKPIQSLQVVTYEEYMDALDIVNSEKGNNGAIGSIYKNKMNEVKPHLNWARKIIKKSEIYGVYNENKCYRDLLARK, encoded by the coding sequence GTGAAATACTTCAATTACCTGTCGGATCAAGATAAAAAACAGCTTTTTTATAAGGAACCACAAAGCTTTACGAAGAGTGAACATAAAGATAAATTAGCATATTCCTTAGGTGCAACACTGTATATGCCAGGTATAAGAGATCGAATCGGTGAGGATATCGTTCATGGTCGAATCAAAGAGCTGATGTCGGTAATTATTTGCTTAGAGGATGCCATTGAAGATACCTTAGTAGACGTGGGCATAAAAAATGTAGTCTCTCAGCTCAATCAAATAGATGAAGCCGTACAAAAGGGTCATGTTAAAGCGGACAACCTTCCGCTGATTTTTATAAGAATAAGAAATTTAGACCAAATTAAGGGTCTGACTTCAGCTTTAGAGGAGAAAATTAAACTGCTCACTGGTTTTGTCATACCGAAGTTTTCGTATAGGAATGGGGACGCATATTTTCGAGAGATTGAGGCAATCAATCAAGCCTTTGGAACTTCCCTATACCTTATGCCAGTCATAGAAACGAAGGAGATTCTATATTTAGAAAGTAGAACACAGAATCTCATAAGATTAAAGGAATTATTTGATCAATATAAACATCTCATATTGAATCTTCGAATCGGTGCAACAGATTTTTCTAGCTTATTCGGTATCAGAAGGAATGTCAGCAACACCATTTATGATATCTCTGTTATTCGGGATTGTTTAACGGGAATTCTCAATACCTTTGGTAGACAGGAGGATGGTTATGTGATATCGGGTCCTGTATGGGAGTATTTCGCAAAGAATATGGGCGAGGAGGAATTGGAGCACAATCCATCCATTCGAGGCTTAATCAATGAAGGAAAGCTGGACAAGGAAAATGGATTCACCGGAAAGACTGTAATCCATCCGAGTCAGATTAAGCCCATTCAATCCCTGCAAGTCGTAACCTATGAAGAGTATATGGATGCTCTGGACATTGTAAATAGTGAAAAAGGGAATAACGGAGCAATTGGTAGCATATATAAGAACAAAATGAATGAGGTAAAGCCGCATTTAAATTGGGCAAGAAAAATAATAAAAAAATCAGAGATCTATGGGGTGTACAATGAAAACAAATGCTATAGAGACCTATTGGCAAGAAAATAA
- a CDS encoding phosphoribosyltransferase, with protein sequence MKTNAIETYWQENNRYEYEILNDLKIKIEVTKNDYNIPLRNLFTMAARRNPKRSFLFVSKVLGKHIPINPHTGLLANLLLANRYMEEFYHIHHKEVTKKLIRGFVEEENCQQVYKEKIKTPNRLPEPTLFIGFAETATGIGQGVFSAFTGEGYYTHTTREIVLDCDFNVEFEEEHSHAKDHNCYGLNQDLLASDMPIVFIDDELTTGKTILNIIQALHGKYPRKRYAVLSILDWRGSEDRAKFQRIEKELDISIKVISLVSGSFQISGSIPMAPTEHNQEVAVCREEYPSAVEYMMLDDYFDEPLQHILMDENQNKKIVNCLKETGRFGISCDDQNQIDRKIKEIGALLQTKRTSEKTLCLGTEELIYLPMLIAAHMGDGVKYHATTRSPIHPVDKEEYGARNGFVFKSPGELGATNYIYNIPRDYYDDLFLILEREASPEQLESILDMLKTLGIPKIFIVFCLSQEKEGFTGSYKKEDVIFLLKDVSQFIEETDTEDKEEAIQGGTHYSEMLPVEYNPTESYIRLFHESLEESAQKIAVAVAVVSEKIIKNRGKNIVLVSLARAGTPIGILVKRYLEEKYHMKVPHYSVSIIRGKGIDENAIAYILQHHPGKDLQFVDGWTGKGAITEVLMESCKNMNQRWGTHLSSDLAVLADPGHCSATFGTREDFLIASACLNSTVSGLISRTVHREDLIGPKDFHGVKFYKELQGADVSNLFVDRIAAEFSKVEEEVKTTLQHHEGIANKITWQGLEDIRRIQKDFAIEDINLIKPGIGETTRVLLRRVPWKILVRDYDNPNLRHILLLAKDRNVEVEVYPQMTYGCCGLIKPFHL encoded by the coding sequence ATGAAAACAAATGCTATAGAGACCTATTGGCAAGAAAATAATCGATACGAATACGAGATTCTGAATGATTTAAAAATAAAGATTGAGGTCACAAAAAACGATTACAACATTCCTTTACGTAATCTGTTTACCATGGCTGCAAGAAGGAATCCCAAACGAAGCTTTCTGTTTGTAAGTAAGGTGTTAGGAAAGCACATTCCAATTAATCCCCATACAGGATTACTTGCGAATCTACTGTTGGCCAATCGATATATGGAAGAATTTTACCATATACACCATAAGGAAGTTACGAAAAAATTAATCCGTGGATTCGTGGAAGAAGAGAATTGTCAGCAGGTTTATAAGGAAAAAATAAAAACACCCAATCGATTGCCTGAGCCTACGCTGTTTATTGGGTTTGCCGAAACTGCCACTGGTATTGGGCAGGGGGTATTTAGTGCCTTTACAGGGGAAGGATACTATACCCATACCACCAGAGAAATCGTCTTGGACTGCGACTTTAATGTTGAATTTGAAGAGGAACACTCCCATGCAAAGGATCACAATTGTTATGGGCTTAATCAGGATTTATTGGCATCGGATATGCCCATTGTGTTCATAGACGACGAACTTACGACGGGAAAAACAATATTGAATATCATTCAGGCATTACATGGAAAGTATCCTCGTAAAAGGTATGCCGTACTGTCTATTTTAGACTGGCGTGGTTCGGAAGACCGGGCGAAGTTTCAGAGGATTGAAAAGGAGCTGGATATATCTATTAAGGTTATTTCCTTGGTTTCTGGGAGTTTCCAAATCAGTGGAAGCATCCCCATGGCACCGACAGAGCATAATCAAGAGGTCGCTGTCTGCAGGGAAGAGTATCCCAGTGCTGTGGAATATATGATGCTGGATGATTATTTTGATGAACCTTTACAGCACATTTTAATGGATGAAAATCAGAATAAAAAAATAGTAAATTGCCTAAAGGAAACAGGAAGGTTTGGGATATCCTGTGATGATCAAAATCAGATTGATAGAAAAATAAAGGAAATCGGTGCGCTGCTTCAAACAAAAAGGACTAGTGAAAAAACCCTATGCCTCGGAACGGAAGAGCTCATTTATCTTCCGATGCTCATTGCAGCTCACATGGGCGACGGTGTAAAATATCATGCCACAACCAGAAGTCCGATCCATCCAGTGGATAAGGAAGAATACGGTGCTCGAAATGGGTTTGTATTTAAAAGTCCAGGAGAATTAGGTGCCACCAATTATATCTACAATATTCCACGGGATTACTATGATGATTTGTTTTTAATTTTAGAGCGGGAAGCTTCCCCAGAACAGCTAGAATCTATCTTAGATATGTTAAAGACACTGGGTATTCCCAAAATCTTTATTGTCTTTTGTTTATCCCAGGAGAAAGAAGGCTTTACGGGGAGCTACAAGAAGGAAGACGTTATTTTTCTGCTGAAGGATGTTAGCCAGTTTATAGAAGAAACAGATACAGAGGATAAGGAAGAAGCAATCCAAGGAGGCACTCATTATTCTGAAATGCTTCCTGTAGAATATAACCCGACGGAAAGCTATATTCGATTATTTCATGAATCTCTGGAGGAATCTGCTCAAAAAATCGCTGTGGCTGTAGCTGTAGTTTCTGAAAAAATTATTAAAAATAGAGGAAAGAATATTGTATTGGTTTCTTTGGCTAGAGCTGGAACGCCTATCGGGATCTTGGTAAAGCGATATTTAGAAGAAAAATACCATATGAAGGTTCCTCATTACAGCGTATCCATCATCAGGGGAAAGGGCATCGATGAAAATGCAATTGCTTACATTTTGCAGCACCATCCCGGTAAAGATCTTCAGTTTGTAGATGGCTGGACTGGAAAAGGTGCCATTACAGAAGTTTTAATGGAATCCTGTAAAAATATGAATCAAAGATGGGGGACCCATTTAAGTTCGGATTTGGCTGTATTGGCAGATCCCGGACATTGTAGTGCCACCTTTGGTACAAGGGAAGACTTTTTAATTGCCAGTGCCTGCTTAAATTCTACGGTTTCTGGATTGATCAGCAGAACAGTACACCGTGAAGATTTAATTGGACCCAAGGATTTCCATGGGGTGAAGTTTTATAAGGAACTGCAAGGAGCAGATGTCTCTAATTTATTTGTCGATCGAATAGCAGCAGAGTTTTCAAAGGTAGAAGAAGAGGTAAAGACAACGTTACAGCACCATGAAGGTATTGCTAATAAAATCACATGGCAAGGTTTAGAGGACATCAGGAGGATACAGAAGGATTTTGCCATAGAGGATATCAACCTAATCAAACCGGGAATCGGAGAAACCACTCGAGTGCTTCTGCGAAGAGTCCCTTGGAAGATACTTGTACGAGACTATGATAATCCTAACTTAAGGCATATATTGCTTTTAGCGAAGGATAGAAATGTTGAAGTTGAGGTATATCCACAGATGACTTATGGATGCTGTGGATTGATCAAACCTTTTCATTTATAA
- a CDS encoding ABC transporter ATP-binding protein — protein MNLLEIQNLSGGYDKVKILHGLSFQIKAGEILGLIGPNGAGKTTIIKSILGILPPMDGEIKMLQYNIKEDSLEFKKRIAYIPEVPLLYDEMTLLEHLEFVAMSHGIHRKVFEERIHKLLEIFRLSNKLHHFPNSFSKGMKQKVMILCAFLYDPSVYIVDEPFVGLDPKATKDFIDLIKRKREENKGILMCTHVLDTAEKICDRFILISSGQIEATGTLEELREYAGMKEGSLGDIYDRLVRDGE, from the coding sequence ATGAATTTATTAGAAATACAAAATCTATCAGGGGGTTATGATAAGGTAAAAATACTGCATGGCTTGTCTTTTCAAATAAAGGCAGGAGAAATTCTAGGGCTGATTGGGCCCAATGGTGCAGGTAAAACCACGATCATTAAAAGTATTCTAGGAATCTTACCGCCTATGGATGGAGAAATAAAAATGCTTCAGTATAATATCAAAGAGGATTCTTTGGAATTTAAGAAACGAATCGCCTATATTCCAGAGGTGCCACTGCTCTACGATGAGATGACACTTCTAGAGCATTTAGAATTTGTCGCCATGTCCCATGGCATCCATCGAAAGGTTTTTGAAGAAAGAATCCATAAGCTTTTAGAAATATTTAGACTCAGTAATAAACTGCACCACTTCCCCAATTCTTTTTCCAAGGGGATGAAGCAGAAGGTGATGATTTTATGTGCATTTTTGTATGATCCTTCAGTTTATATTGTCGATGAGCCCTTTGTGGGGCTAGATCCAAAAGCCACAAAGGACTTTATCGATCTGATAAAGCGAAAGCGGGAAGAAAATAAAGGAATTTTAATGTGTACCCATGTACTGGATACGGCGGAGAAGATCTGCGATCGATTTATTCTGATCAGCTCGGGGCAAATCGAAGCTACAGGAACCCTAGAGGAATTAAGGGAATATGCTGGGATGAAGGAAGGCAGTCTAGGGGATATTTATGACCGATTGGTGCGTGACGGAGAATGA
- a CDS encoding ABC transporter permease, whose protein sequence is MSPIWMVWKKRILYLSKLYYKFISFQVDGVILIYTLGLVGALGFSFKEILVEIFSRIATGTMVLVPQMLLLLILLSGNLSGYLKMADQVFLSPLNVDGKSFLKYSHRLSSGIHLLTWFFLWSLIYLYYRFHFGTSIGTYLLVLIGGAAIRWSILNFKFALWNNQGKWRRRIYKTIFYGIASNIIGYTLKVLMKANVPIKVGVFYLVLLGIIFVISYFIKKYTLIDWDRLISEETNKRVQNFTFLLRQPYNEKKSTRIKTVSIFSGSKMLPFNEKGALLLLYFKTLQRGKGNLTLLLQIYFFTLGGMAFGDRVIDASTVAEGSLFMAVGFIFVSYLVGAFLFSLWINLKEDTWFRIYPYSRRVKISAIKLGPTLVLILFLLLTYIPISLIGGSILHPILDLMGLGILSLIIMEIQGYVIGAKLNIY, encoded by the coding sequence ATGAGCCCAATTTGGATGGTGTGGAAAAAGCGGATTTTGTATTTATCAAAGCTTTATTATAAGTTTATATCATTTCAGGTGGACGGTGTTATTTTAATCTATACCCTGGGATTAGTCGGCGCGTTAGGATTTTCCTTTAAAGAAATTTTAGTTGAAATTTTCTCTAGAATTGCCACAGGAACTATGGTTCTAGTGCCGCAGATGCTACTCCTTCTAATCTTACTATCTGGAAATTTGAGTGGATACTTAAAAATGGCAGATCAAGTGTTTTTATCGCCCCTCAATGTGGATGGAAAAAGCTTTCTGAAATATTCCCATAGGCTCAGCAGTGGCATTCACTTATTGACATGGTTTTTTCTCTGGAGCTTGATATATCTTTATTATAGATTCCACTTTGGGACATCCATTGGAACCTACCTCCTTGTTCTCATAGGGGGAGCAGCTATAAGATGGTCCATCTTAAACTTTAAATTTGCTCTATGGAATAACCAAGGAAAATGGAGGAGAAGAATTTATAAAACAATATTCTATGGCATCGCATCCAATATTATTGGATATACCCTAAAGGTACTGATGAAAGCTAACGTACCAATAAAGGTTGGAGTCTTTTATCTTGTTTTATTGGGGATCATTTTTGTGATATCCTACTTTATAAAAAAATATACTTTAATCGATTGGGATCGATTAATCAGCGAGGAGACTAATAAGAGAGTACAGAACTTCACCTTTTTGTTGAGACAGCCTTATAACGAAAAGAAAAGCACTAGAATCAAGACCGTATCTATTTTTAGTGGATCTAAGATGCTACCATTTAATGAAAAAGGCGCTTTGCTGCTGTTGTATTTTAAAACCCTACAGAGGGGGAAGGGAAACCTAACCTTATTGCTACAAATATACTTTTTTACTTTGGGAGGCATGGCCTTTGGGGATCGGGTAATTGATGCAAGTACCGTAGCAGAAGGTAGTTTATTTATGGCAGTGGGCTTTATCTTTGTATCCTATTTAGTGGGTGCCTTTCTATTTTCCTTATGGATCAACTTAAAAGAGGATACTTGGTTTCGAATTTATCCTTACTCTAGAAGGGTTAAAATTAGTGCGATTAAACTAGGACCTACCCTTGTTTTAATCCTATTTCTGCTACTGACCTATATCCCTATCAGCCTCATTGGTGGTTCGATCCTGCATCCAATTCTAGATTTAATGGGACTCGGCATCCTCAGCTTAATTATTATGGAGATTCAAGGCTATGTCATTGGAGCGAAACTGAACATCTATTAA
- a CDS encoding GntR family transcriptional regulator: protein MRIIIQNGSGQPIYEQITSQIKGLILSGELVDGEQLPSIRSLAKDLQISVITTKRAYEELEREGFIETAAGRGSFVAAQDKDLMKEKKLQIIEEKLQGAVAESKQLGLTLEELQEILTILYSEVE from the coding sequence ATGAGAATAATTATTCAGAATGGATCAGGTCAACCAATCTATGAGCAAATTACCAGTCAGATCAAAGGCTTAATATTAAGTGGAGAGCTAGTGGATGGGGAGCAGCTACCATCCATAAGGAGTTTGGCAAAGGATCTGCAAATCAGTGTGATTACGACGAAACGTGCCTACGAAGAGCTAGAAAGAGAAGGATTCATCGAAACTGCTGCTGGAAGAGGTTCTTTTGTAGCAGCTCAGGACAAAGATTTAATGAAAGAAAAAAAGTTACAGATCATAGAGGAAAAATTGCAGGGTGCTGTTGCAGAGAGCAAGCAATTGGGATTGACCTTGGAAGAATTACAGGAAATACTGACAATACTTTATAGTGAGGTGGAATAA
- a CDS encoding ABC transporter ATP-binding protein encodes MSALLELKNVGKKYKEFELKDISFQLEKGYIMGFIGPNGAGKSTTIKLMMNLLKKDQGEIKIFGMDYREKESEIKQRIGFVYDENYFYEELSMIEMKKIIAPFYNNWDEKAFQRYVEDFNLSPKQKIKELSKGMKMKYSLALALSHNADLIIMDEPTSGLDPIIRNELLDILYTIIQDEEKGILFSTHNTSDLDKIADYITFINNGEMVFSRPKDEILEQYKIIKGGKEILNASTREKLVGIKEHGVGFEALTRSSDVLRKEFGNRIVIEEPCLEDIMLYTVRGRQRV; translated from the coding sequence ATGAGCGCTTTATTAGAGCTAAAAAATGTAGGGAAAAAATACAAGGAGTTTGAATTGAAAGATATCAGCTTTCAGTTAGAAAAGGGCTATATCATGGGATTTATAGGGCCTAATGGTGCGGGAAAGAGCACGACCATCAAGCTGATGATGAATCTTTTGAAAAAGGATCAGGGAGAAATTAAGATTTTCGGTATGGATTACAGAGAGAAGGAATCTGAAATAAAGCAAAGAATTGGCTTTGTCTATGATGAAAATTATTTCTATGAAGAATTGAGCATGATAGAGATGAAGAAAATCATTGCGCCCTTCTATAATAACTGGGATGAAAAGGCATTTCAAAGGTATGTAGAGGATTTCAATCTCTCCCCAAAGCAAAAAATAAAAGAGCTTTCCAAGGGGATGAAGATGAAATATTCATTGGCGCTGGCATTGTCCCACAATGCGGATTTAATTATAATGGATGAGCCTACATCTGGATTAGACCCGATTATTCGAAATGAGCTTTTAGACATATTATATACCATCATTCAGGACGAGGAAAAAGGAATTTTATTTTCCACCCATAATACATCGGATTTAGATAAAATAGCGGACTATATTACCTTTATAAATAATGGAGAAATGGTGTTTAGCAGACCGAAGGATGAGATTCTGGAGCAATACAAAATCATCAAAGGTGGAAAAGAAATTTTAAATGCCAGTACAAGAGAAAAGCTTGTGGGAATCAAAGAACACGGTGTGGGGTTTGAAGCTTTAACAAGGAGCAGCGACGTATTGAGAAAGGAATTTGGCAATCGAATTGTCATCGAAGAACCTTGCCTAGAAGATATTATGTTGTATACAGTGAGGGGGCGTCAACGTGTTTAA
- a CDS encoding ABC-2 transporter permease — protein MFNLIRKEFMIQKKYLWYYVFYGIFMLLVFSVSSNESSKSAYILAGVSVVYMFIQYSCAIEDKNNSEKVFNSLPISREAIVLSKYAAVMVFAILDIVLLSAISYIVARTGFMGIQAIGIIDVITILFTISILTGAYLPIYFKFGYIKAKILNIVLFLGFFSASMLVGQLLKHFKGSKILYSTSEGALGHWLTILGDQGVLMALLCIGLLVMAISSFISVAFYRNREFS, from the coding sequence GTGTTTAATTTAATCAGAAAGGAATTTATGATTCAAAAAAAATACCTGTGGTACTATGTATTTTATGGGATTTTCATGCTATTGGTTTTTTCAGTATCATCCAATGAATCTTCTAAAAGCGCTTATATTTTAGCCGGTGTCAGTGTAGTGTATATGTTTATTCAATATTCCTGTGCCATAGAGGACAAGAATAATAGTGAGAAGGTGTTCAACAGTTTACCGATTTCTAGAGAAGCGATTGTTCTTTCTAAATACGCAGCGGTAATGGTATTTGCAATCCTTGATATTGTACTATTGAGTGCCATTAGCTATATTGTTGCAAGGACCGGATTTATGGGGATCCAGGCTATTGGTATTATTGATGTGATTACGATTCTTTTTACAATCTCAATATTAACAGGTGCATATCTGCCCATCTATTTTAAGTTTGGGTATATCAAAGCAAAAATATTAAACATCGTCTTATTTTTAGGGTTTTTCTCAGCATCCATGCTGGTCGGACAATTGTTAAAGCATTTTAAAGGAAGTAAAATCTTGTATAGTACCTCCGAGGGTGCTTTGGGACACTGGCTTACGATTTTAGGGGATCAAGGCGTTTTAATGGCTTTACTATGTATTGGTTTGTTGGTGATGGCAATATCCTCTTTCATATCGGTAGCATTTTATAGAAATCGAGAGTTCAGTTAA
- a CDS encoding ECF transporter S component, with protein sequence MENKNLGFNKIHDLTMLGLLTALVAVSTMIIKVPVISTEGYIHLGDSMIFLAALLFGRKKGAIAAGVGSALADLLLGYTHWIIPTLIIKYIMGYGAGLIADNESDSLLNFRNVSALVFGASWMVFGYFVAGGIMKGSFLVSATSIPANLIQGFGGALIFIPIGMALKKTKYFSQYVLK encoded by the coding sequence ATGGAGAATAAAAATTTAGGCTTTAACAAAATACACGACTTGACCATGCTCGGTCTTCTAACTGCATTGGTGGCTGTATCTACAATGATCATAAAGGTTCCAGTAATCTCTACGGAGGGCTATATCCATTTAGGAGATAGCATGATTTTCTTAGCTGCCCTTCTATTTGGAAGGAAAAAGGGCGCCATTGCTGCTGGTGTAGGCTCTGCTTTAGCAGATTTACTTCTAGGATACACCCATTGGATTATACCAACGTTGATTATCAAATATATCATGGGGTACGGTGCTGGATTGATTGCAGATAATGAAAGTGATTCTTTACTTAACTTTAGAAATGTTTCAGCCTTAGTCTTTGGTGCCAGCTGGATGGTATTTGGATACTTCGTCGCTGGTGGTATTATGAAGGGAAGCTTTTTAGTTTCAGCAACCAGTATACCTGCCAATTTAATTCAAGGCTTCGGTGGCGCTCTAATCTTTATCCCCATCGGTATGGCACTGAAAAAAACCAAATATTTTTCTCAATACGTATTAAAATAA